One Tamlana carrageenivorans genomic region harbors:
- a CDS encoding fibronectin type III domain-containing protein, which translates to MKKTLLFQKLLVIFVIFFYTQTSYSQTTYTVTSTSNTGPGSFTEAVTKANANPGTDIIEFTPGLQVDANVPNVGPSNDIMAKITESVIIDGKGGALNGKQFWINSSGIVNSLSFCPGDVPTTLQTAYMPGFIEVGTFDQDNSGIDVIIRNLNISQFNQVAKINKNASLVLENFKATDTWATYLCSGNEMIEAYEGVDLTIKDSEFNEAINWAIPGIAASIEGVSNAGNLKIERTVFKGLYNSEQPAVLWIGKTGSVVNIVSSRFQYSGGISIYGHSESNIVNSIWTTYYFETPNRGDIIVNSSSGDMNIIASSFVWNTNQCNLLCQGDGLNNLFEIVSSGNINFMQSAVGFNFNAVPGEAELNTLGIFGSATGVFTADEYTWMQPTTQQNAAQLKTITNQPALLTDSFGFNGSVVGLTEDYDVEMATPAFPGELIDVIPLSSTLTNPIDGLPITLDVVGNPRLDANNKRDIGALQLGLTPFLAVNSNGDAFVELSWNEPLHHNGLAIIKYEILYSESGGSGTTITIDPPALTKTISGLTNGTDYDFQVRAIYTGPENGPYSNIVTARPIGSLGDFTLTAVPGNTEVSLSWTQPDLGGRDFEAYTILWRVQGATDYIGALATYSPSETNITVTGLTNGNTYEFVVTVNASGDINQAFAIATPNTGLGIDDLDLINGKFSYYPNPVHDYLHIDLDEEFQAKLFSINGALLMEIKNKKNIDVSKFNTGIYILQIQVNDKLYSGKILKK; encoded by the coding sequence ATGAAAAAAACACTCCTCTTCCAAAAGTTACTAGTAATCTTTGTGATATTTTTTTATACACAAACGAGTTATTCACAAACAACTTATACGGTAACATCAACTTCCAATACAGGCCCCGGTTCCTTTACAGAAGCCGTTACTAAGGCAAATGCTAATCCCGGAACTGACATCATTGAATTTACCCCAGGTCTGCAAGTAGATGCCAATGTTCCAAACGTAGGTCCTTCTAATGATATTATGGCAAAAATAACCGAGTCTGTAATTATTGACGGAAAAGGCGGAGCTCTTAATGGAAAACAATTTTGGATTAATTCATCAGGAATCGTAAATAGTTTAAGCTTTTGTCCTGGCGATGTCCCTACTACATTACAAACTGCATATATGCCAGGATTTATTGAAGTTGGAACTTTTGACCAAGACAACTCTGGCATCGATGTAATCATAAGAAATCTAAATATTAGTCAATTTAATCAGGTGGCAAAAATAAATAAAAATGCATCGTTAGTGCTTGAAAACTTTAAGGCTACTGATACATGGGCAACATACCTTTGTTCTGGTAACGAAATGATTGAAGCCTATGAAGGTGTTGATTTAACCATAAAAGATTCAGAATTTAACGAGGCTATAAACTGGGCAATTCCTGGTATTGCAGCCTCAATAGAAGGAGTTAGTAATGCAGGTAATTTAAAAATCGAGAGGACGGTATTTAAAGGTCTTTATAATAGTGAGCAACCTGCTGTTCTTTGGATTGGTAAAACGGGCTCTGTAGTAAATATCGTTAGCTCAAGATTTCAATATTCAGGCGGAATATCTATCTACGGGCATAGTGAAAGTAATATTGTGAACTCAATTTGGACCACTTATTACTTTGAAACTCCTAACAGAGGGGATATTATTGTAAATTCTTCAAGCGGGGATATGAACATCATTGCCTCATCATTTGTATGGAATACGAATCAATGTAATCTTTTGTGCCAAGGTGATGGTTTAAACAATCTTTTTGAAATTGTTAGTTCGGGAAACATCAACTTTATGCAATCTGCAGTTGGATTTAATTTTAATGCCGTACCAGGTGAAGCAGAGCTCAATACTCTTGGCATATTTGGCTCGGCAACAGGAGTATTTACGGCTGATGAATACACTTGGATGCAGCCCACCACACAGCAAAATGCTGCTCAATTAAAAACAATTACTAATCAACCAGCTTTATTAACGGATTCATTTGGATTCAACGGATCGGTTGTTGGTTTAACAGAGGATTATGATGTAGAAATGGCAACACCAGCCTTTCCTGGTGAACTAATTGATGTTATCCCTTTAAGCAGTACATTGACTAATCCAATTGATGGTTTACCCATAACATTGGATGTAGTTGGAAATCCCAGATTAGACGCTAACAATAAGCGTGATATCGGTGCACTGCAATTAGGTCTCACACCATTTCTTGCCGTAAATAGCAACGGTGATGCATTTGTGGAATTGAGCTGGAACGAGCCCCTTCACCATAATGGTTTAGCGATAATTAAATATGAGATTTTATATTCCGAAAGCGGTGGATCGGGAACAACCATAACCATAGATCCCCCAGCCCTTACTAAAACAATAAGCGGCCTGACAAACGGTACAGATTATGATTTTCAGGTGAGAGCCATATACACCGGTCCCGAAAATGGTCCATATAGTAATATCGTGACAGCAAGACCTATAGGTTCTTTAGGTGATTTTACGCTAACTGCTGTGCCGGGCAACACAGAGGTATCCCTTTCATGGACTCAACCGGATTTGGGTGGACGTGATTTTGAGGCATACACAATCCTTTGGCGTGTACAGGGTGCGACTGATTATATTGGGGCTCTTGCTACCTATAGTCCAAGTGAAACCAATATTACCGTAACTGGACTAACCAATGGAAATACTTACGAGTTTGTTGTAACAGTTAATGCATCAGGCGACATTAATCAGGCCTTTGCAATAGCCACTCCTAATACTGGACTTGGAATAGATGATTTAGACTTGATAAATGGTA
- a CDS encoding IS4 family transposase, producing MNKSKNFSGQPIIKQVLNFILPKDVHRTAKKHNSDRYTKKFTTYEHLATMVFTVISGCSSLREVSSIMLACEGKINHLGLTDFPKRSTLSDANRRRSSEVFADIYHLLYKRYHRFLSDSRPLEPAVKNLKIVDSSTIPLFSDILKGVGRNPLNGKKKGGIKMHTMINAMEDVSCLIKFSSAATHDHTFLKDLELKKGSYVVFDKGYVDYEQYQKWTLEDVYFVTRQKDNARYTSLEEFDISNKVDDAVLKDEKIGLTDKNGNAFSLRRIAFWHEKHQKVYEFITNNYDLDADKIADIYKNRWQIETMFKRLKQNFPLKYFLGDNQNAIEIQIWVSLIIQLIMLVIQRKAQRNWAYSNMMSVIRYHLMTYIDLFKFLKNPEANWEEITTKNIGQLSLFDP from the coding sequence ATGAATAAAAGTAAAAACTTTAGCGGACAACCCATAATCAAACAGGTATTAAATTTCATTTTACCCAAAGATGTTCATCGGACAGCCAAAAAGCACAACAGCGATCGCTATACCAAAAAGTTTACCACCTATGAGCATTTGGCCACTATGGTATTTACCGTGATCAGTGGCTGTAGCTCACTTCGTGAGGTTTCCAGTATTATGCTTGCCTGCGAGGGAAAGATCAACCATCTAGGACTCACGGACTTTCCAAAACGCAGTACCTTGTCAGATGCTAACAGGAGAAGAAGCTCTGAAGTATTTGCCGATATTTATCATTTACTCTACAAACGTTACCATCGCTTTTTATCGGACAGCAGACCCTTAGAACCTGCAGTGAAGAACCTTAAAATCGTTGATTCCTCGACCATCCCCCTATTTAGTGACATTCTTAAAGGTGTAGGAAGGAACCCGCTCAACGGCAAAAAGAAAGGAGGTATCAAGATGCATACTATGATAAACGCCATGGAAGACGTTTCTTGTCTGATTAAGTTTTCAAGCGCGGCCACGCACGACCACACCTTTTTAAAAGACCTGGAACTCAAGAAGGGCTCTTATGTGGTTTTTGACAAAGGGTATGTGGATTATGAGCAATACCAAAAATGGACACTGGAAGATGTTTACTTTGTGACTCGGCAAAAGGACAATGCTCGCTATACAAGCCTTGAAGAGTTTGATATCTCCAATAAAGTGGACGATGCTGTCTTAAAGGACGAAAAAATAGGGCTTACGGACAAAAACGGCAATGCTTTTTCCCTGAGGAGAATCGCTTTTTGGCACGAAAAGCACCAAAAAGTTTATGAGTTCATCACTAATAATTATGATCTTGACGCAGACAAAATAGCCGACATCTATAAAAATAGGTGGCAGATTGAGACGATGTTCAAGCGGCTTAAACAGAACTTTCCGCTAAAGTATTTTTTGGGAGACAATCAAAATGCCATCGAAATACAAATCTGGGTCAGTTTGATAATCCAGCTCATTATGCTTGTGATCCAAAGAAAAGCCCAAAGAAACTGGGCTTATTCCAATATGATGTCCGTCATACGATACCATTTGATGACATATATCGATTTGTTCAAATTCCTGAAAAACCCAGAAGCTAATTGGGAAGAGATTACAACCAAAAACATTGGGCAATTAAGCCTTTTTGACCCATAA
- the istA gene encoding IS21 family transposase yields MANTLDPMDLKQIINLKQDGYSNRQIGATLGISRNTINSYIHLFKGSGYSFKELLKLDNHTLEKLFTSHTTINNKRYDELMFYFESINKARNHPGFTFLYHYTEYSQKVKDPYSYTQFMEHYHRKYAKIKGSMKLEHEAGKEMFVDFAGKKLQIVDKITGEILPVEVFVAMLPNSQYTYVEACMSQKREDFISCCENALHFYGGVPKAIVSDNLKSAVTRSSRYEAQVNRSFKDFARHYNCVVNPTRSYSPQDKALVENAVHLAYQRIYYPLREMTFFSLADLNKEIKLLLECYNNLLFQRKEASRLELFQSVEREYLKPLSSTRYEIKEYRRAKVQKIGYIYFSPDKTYYSVPYRYIGKETTLHYTKGMVEVYYNQQRIAIHQRSGSKGAYITNKDHLSSSHKQYSQWSPQYFKNKAAVHGSYVAACVERIIAALDYPETGYKRAMGVIQLHKSYGSQRLDNACKRAIQADAVSYNRITNILKNNLDQSSLFLQEETDRGSHIPKHANIRGASNYK; encoded by the coding sequence ATGGCCAACACACTTGATCCAATGGACCTAAAACAAATTATCAACTTAAAACAAGATGGTTATAGTAACCGTCAAATTGGAGCCACACTTGGCATTTCCCGCAACACTATAAATAGCTATATACACCTATTTAAAGGTAGTGGTTATAGTTTTAAGGAGTTATTAAAGCTAGACAACCACACCCTAGAAAAGCTCTTTACATCTCATACAACCATAAATAACAAACGCTATGATGAATTGATGTTTTATTTTGAAAGTATTAATAAGGCTCGGAACCACCCAGGATTTACTTTTTTGTACCACTACACAGAATATAGTCAAAAGGTTAAAGACCCTTATAGTTACACTCAATTCATGGAGCATTACCATCGTAAATATGCCAAGATCAAGGGATCTATGAAACTTGAACACGAGGCAGGGAAAGAGATGTTCGTGGACTTTGCTGGAAAAAAACTTCAGATAGTAGACAAAATCACAGGCGAGATACTTCCAGTAGAGGTCTTTGTTGCCATGCTCCCTAACAGTCAGTATACCTATGTTGAGGCTTGTATGAGCCAAAAGCGTGAAGATTTTATAAGTTGTTGCGAAAACGCCCTTCATTTCTACGGGGGAGTACCCAAGGCCATCGTATCAGACAATCTAAAATCAGCCGTTACCAGATCTAGTAGATACGAAGCTCAGGTTAACCGTAGTTTTAAAGACTTTGCCCGCCATTACAACTGCGTGGTCAATCCAACGCGTAGTTACTCCCCTCAAGATAAAGCGCTGGTGGAAAACGCGGTGCATCTAGCTTATCAACGGATTTATTATCCCCTTCGGGAAATGACCTTTTTTTCTTTAGCAGATCTAAACAAAGAGATAAAACTTCTGCTAGAGTGCTACAACAACCTATTATTCCAACGCAAAGAAGCTAGTCGTCTGGAGCTCTTCCAAAGCGTCGAACGAGAGTATCTAAAACCCTTAAGCAGTACACGCTACGAGATAAAAGAATATAGAAGAGCTAAGGTTCAGAAAATAGGCTATATCTATTTTTCACCAGATAAGACTTACTACAGCGTTCCATATCGTTACATTGGCAAGGAAACCACGCTACACTATACCAAAGGCATGGTAGAGGTGTATTATAATCAACAGCGCATAGCTATACACCAACGTAGCGGTTCCAAAGGCGCATACATAACCAACAAGGATCACCTTAGTAGTTCTCATAAACAATACAGCCAGTGGAGTCCGCAATACTTTAAGAACAAGGCAGCTGTCCATGGTAGTTATGTTGCAGCATGTGTCGAGCGGATTATTGCTGCGTTGGATTATCCTGAAACAGGGTATAAAAGAGCTATGGGCGTTATACAACTCCATAAGTCTTATGGCTCCCAAAGGTTAGATAATGCTTGCAAAAGAGCCATACAGGCTGATGCTGTAAGCTACAACAGGATAACCAACATACTGAAGAATAATCTAGATCAAAGCTCCTTATTCCTACAAGAAGAAACAGACCGAGGTTCTCATATCCCCAAGCATGCGAACATCCGTGGGGCATCCAATTATAAGTAA